In Candidatus Binatus sp., the following are encoded in one genomic region:
- the ftsZ gene encoding cell division protein FtsZ yields the protein MIELVSNPDPGARIKVIGAGGCGGNAVNHMISVGLRNVDFIAVNTDIQALQNNHAPMRIQIGDAITRGRGTGGNPEVGRKAALEDEDRIRELLLEAEMVFVTAGLGGGTGTGSAPVIARIARELGALTVGVVTKPFQFEGRRRMAQADEGLRELKNAVDTLITIPNQRLLSVASRNTSLRESFQKADDVLLQAVRGISELVTVHGLINLDFADVRSIMAEMGMAMMGAATASGENRAVEAAQRAISSPLLEDVSIKGARGLLINVTGGSDMALYEVNEAASLIQEEAHEDANIIFGAVIDEKISDEIRVTVIATGFGELDKHPSTRYSPSGAPITTPIAAASTRAVDPMEVRPAIVASSQSTPAAQPGQVRMFPSNKPVRRMGLIVDDSSLDIPAFRRRGEAGVDGEKLEPNSLLDGDDKLDIPTFLRKHLD from the coding sequence ATGATTGAGTTGGTGAGTAATCCCGACCCGGGCGCGAGAATCAAGGTTATCGGCGCAGGTGGATGCGGCGGCAATGCGGTCAACCACATGATTTCGGTGGGCCTGCGCAACGTCGATTTCATCGCCGTCAACACGGACATCCAGGCGCTGCAAAACAATCATGCGCCGATGCGCATCCAGATCGGCGATGCCATTACGCGCGGCCGCGGCACCGGCGGCAATCCCGAAGTTGGACGCAAGGCAGCGCTCGAAGACGAAGACCGAATCCGCGAACTGCTGCTGGAAGCCGAGATGGTGTTCGTCACCGCCGGACTGGGCGGCGGCACCGGCACCGGATCAGCGCCGGTGATCGCGCGAATCGCGCGCGAGCTTGGCGCGCTGACCGTGGGCGTCGTCACCAAGCCGTTCCAATTCGAAGGCCGGCGGCGGATGGCGCAAGCTGACGAAGGCCTCCGTGAGCTTAAAAATGCGGTCGATACGCTGATCACGATTCCGAATCAGCGCCTGCTTTCAGTGGCGAGCCGCAACACGTCGTTGCGCGAATCGTTTCAGAAGGCCGATGACGTGCTGCTGCAAGCGGTGCGCGGAATTTCGGAACTGGTGACGGTTCACGGACTCATCAATCTCGATTTCGCCGACGTTCGATCGATCATGGCCGAGATGGGCATGGCGATGATGGGTGCGGCGACGGCGTCGGGCGAGAACCGCGCAGTCGAAGCGGCGCAGCGCGCGATTTCGAGTCCGCTGCTGGAAGACGTTTCGATCAAGGGCGCGCGCGGATTGCTGATCAACGTGACCGGCGGCAGCGACATGGCGCTGTACGAAGTCAACGAAGCGGCCAGCCTGATCCAGGAAGAAGCGCACGAGGACGCCAACATCATTTTCGGCGCCGTGATCGATGAGAAGATCAGCGACGAGATTCGCGTCACCGTGATCGCGACTGGATTCGGCGAACTCGACAAGCATCCATCGACGCGCTACTCGCCGTCGGGCGCGCCGATCACCACGCCGATCGCGGCGGCCTCGACGCGCGCCGTCGATCCGATGGAAGTGCGGCCGGCAATTGTCGCGTCATCGCAATCGACGCCGGCAGCGCAGCCCGGACAGGTGCGGATGTTCCCGTCGAACAAACCGGTGCGCCGGATGGGATTGATCGTCGATGACAGCAGTCTCGATATTCCGGCGTTCAGGCGTCGCGGCGAGGCCGGGGTGGACGGCGAGAAGCTCGAGCCGAATTCGCTGCTCGATGGCGACGACAAGCTGGATATCCCGACGTTCCTGCGCAAGCACCTGGATTGA
- the ftsA gene encoding cell division protein FtsA, whose translation MRNLITGLDVGTSKVCALVGEATADGELAVLGYGVAPCTGLRKGVVVNIEATVEAIRAAIDAAEKSSGARIGTVVAGVAGPHIRGLNSHGIVAVRGGEVGPRDVDRVIDAARAVAIPPDRQVLHILPQQFAVDDQEGVREPIGMAGVRLEARIHIVTAAQSYGQNLTKCCERAGVTPSEMVFQPLASADAALFPEERELGVALVDIGGGTTGIIVFHGGAVMHTAVLPIGGNHLTSDVAAGLRTPIADAERLKVEFGVATTQIVRRDETVQVPGVGGREPRVIARRLLAEIIEPRMEEIFAMVQRELARSGVADNLASGIVLVGGTPLLEGTQELADRMFGLPVRRGLPINLKGMPEELMKPMYTNAAGLLMYQSDARGSGNGMGHSGRWGRLRSRVSEWVRDFF comes from the coding sequence ATGAGAAACCTGATCACCGGATTGGATGTCGGCACCAGCAAAGTTTGCGCGCTGGTCGGCGAGGCGACGGCCGACGGCGAACTCGCGGTGCTCGGCTACGGCGTCGCGCCATGCACGGGCCTGCGCAAGGGCGTGGTCGTCAATATCGAGGCGACGGTCGAGGCGATTCGAGCCGCGATCGATGCGGCGGAAAAAAGTTCTGGCGCGCGAATCGGCACCGTCGTCGCCGGCGTGGCCGGTCCGCACATTCGCGGCCTCAACAGCCACGGTATCGTCGCGGTGCGCGGCGGTGAAGTCGGTCCGCGCGATGTCGATCGAGTGATCGACGCGGCGCGCGCGGTCGCGATCCCGCCGGATCGGCAGGTGCTGCACATCCTGCCGCAGCAGTTCGCCGTCGATGATCAGGAGGGCGTGCGCGAACCGATCGGGATGGCTGGGGTGCGGCTCGAAGCGCGCATCCATATCGTCACCGCGGCGCAGAGCTACGGCCAGAATCTAACGAAGTGCTGCGAGCGCGCGGGCGTGACGCCATCGGAGATGGTTTTTCAGCCGCTCGCGTCGGCCGACGCTGCGCTATTTCCCGAAGAGCGCGAGCTTGGCGTCGCGCTGGTCGATATTGGCGGCGGCACCACCGGCATCATCGTATTTCACGGCGGCGCGGTGATGCATACCGCGGTGTTGCCGATCGGCGGGAATCATCTGACGAGCGACGTCGCCGCGGGACTTCGCACGCCGATCGCCGACGCGGAGCGGCTGAAGGTCGAGTTTGGCGTGGCGACGACGCAAATCGTGCGGCGCGATGAAACCGTGCAAGTGCCCGGAGTCGGCGGCCGCGAGCCGCGCGTAATCGCGCGTCGATTGCTCGCAGAAATAATCGAGCCGCGGATGGAAGAGATCTTCGCGATGGTGCAGCGCGAACTTGCGCGCTCGGGCGTCGCCGACAATCTCGCGTCGGGCATCGTGCTGGTCGGCGGAACTCCGCTGCTCGAAGGCACGCAGGAGCTTGCCGATCGGATGTTTGGTTTGCCGGTGCGCAGAGGATTGCCGATCAATTTAAAAGGGATGCCCGAAGAGTTGATGAAGCCGATGTACACCAACGCCGCGGGCTTGCTGATGTACCAGAGCGATGCGCGCGGCAGTGGCAACGGGATGGGGCATTCGGGCCGCTGGGGCCGGCTGCGCAGCCGCGTCAGCGAGTGGGTGAGGGACTTCTTTTGA